One genomic region from Haloarcula sp. DT43 encodes:
- a CDS encoding oligosaccharide flippase family protein, with product MDLFRSGLQIFVARLCKSAISFLAVVVFSRELGANSMGVYYPFIALLTLLAIPSDFDISGATEKRISEDNEKSSYLGTALVLKASLLAITSLFLFSGREYINQYLGINLAIALILTLYASQAATFSLHILRGELRVGETAVIEVLRPLSWLTMGYIFYTQGYGVKSLVYGYLIGSIIMSIIGWWKVSVPIGRPTITHARSIFDYGRYSVISSVGSRFYSSMDVAILSVFVAVDIAVTRGEIGAYENAWRLSLIVVLFSQSIATTLFPQFSRWNAENATNRIEALIPKALLPSLLIVIPAFVGTVILAKDLLSILFGPEFTVAWIALIILTGEKIFQSIHAILGQALQAVNRPDLSAYATIVAILINFILNIVLIWEFGIVGAALATSISFAVNTGIQAYYLSTIIDIGFPVSATAWSLISSSLMGLTIYVFKNNREISSIFELVMVIVVGIITYSIFVLLYQPIRSEVRNILHSNIL from the coding sequence ATGGATTTATTTAGATCGGGCTTACAAATCTTCGTCGCACGATTATGTAAATCAGCTATATCATTTCTTGCTGTGGTTGTTTTCTCACGAGAGCTTGGTGCAAATTCGATGGGTGTTTATTACCCTTTCATCGCTCTCCTTACTTTGCTTGCTATTCCATCTGATTTCGATATATCTGGGGCTACAGAGAAGAGAATTAGCGAAGATAATGAGAAAAGTTCGTATCTCGGAACTGCGCTTGTACTTAAAGCCTCGCTCTTAGCTATCACAAGCTTATTTTTATTTTCTGGTAGAGAATATATAAATCAATATCTGGGAATAAATCTAGCAATTGCTCTGATTCTCACCCTTTACGCTAGTCAAGCCGCTACATTCTCATTACATATTCTTCGTGGCGAACTCCGAGTAGGGGAAACCGCTGTTATTGAAGTTCTCCGACCCTTAAGTTGGTTGACTATGGGTTATATTTTCTATACCCAAGGATACGGAGTTAAGTCCCTTGTTTATGGCTATCTGATCGGGTCAATCATTATGAGTATTATAGGTTGGTGGAAAGTTTCAGTTCCAATTGGTCGTCCAACGATAACTCATGCACGATCAATTTTTGATTACGGGAGATATAGTGTAATTTCATCTGTTGGAAGTCGTTTCTATAGTTCAATGGATGTGGCCATTCTATCCGTATTCGTTGCTGTTGATATCGCTGTGACCAGAGGTGAGATCGGAGCTTACGAAAATGCCTGGAGACTATCCTTAATTGTCGTGTTGTTTAGCCAATCTATTGCTACTACTCTTTTTCCACAGTTTAGTCGTTGGAACGCCGAAAATGCAACTAATCGAATTGAAGCACTTATTCCAAAAGCACTACTACCATCGTTATTAATTGTTATTCCTGCCTTTGTTGGCACAGTCATTCTCGCAAAAGATCTGCTAAGTATTCTATTTGGCCCAGAATTTACGGTGGCATGGATTGCGTTAATAATTCTAACAGGTGAGAAGATATTCCAATCAATTCACGCCATTCTTGGTCAAGCTCTTCAAGCAGTAAACCGTCCTGATTTATCAGCTTATGCGACAATTGTGGCAATATTAATCAATTTTATACTTAACATAGTTTTGATTTGGGAGTTTGGTATTGTCGGAGCTGCTTTGGCAACATCCATCTCTTTTGCTGTAAATACCGGTATTCAAGCATATTATCTCAGTACTATTATTGATATAGGATTTCCAGTTTCAGCAACTGCCTGGAGTCTCATCTCGTCATCACTAATGGGTCTGACTATATACGTATTCAAAAATAATCGGGAAATCAGCTCAATTTTTGAACTTGTCATGGTGATAGTTGTAGGTATTATAACTTACAGTATCTTCGTACTTCTGTATCAACCTATTCGATCAGAAGTGAGAAATATACTACATTCGAACATCTTATGA
- a CDS encoding UPF0179 family protein, translating into MTTVTLVGTRLAEAGTEFVYRGEASGCAGCPYRDQCLNLTTGTRYRITNVRQSGQTLDCAMHDNGVRAVEVEPAPIRANVPSKGAYAGSKASLMGPCPHTECPSHPYCEPAGAEFDEEYRISEIVGDPPHDYCMLDRNLTLVELGAAEDR; encoded by the coding sequence ATGACTACTGTCACGCTCGTCGGAACGCGCCTTGCCGAGGCTGGCACGGAGTTCGTCTACCGCGGCGAAGCCAGCGGCTGTGCGGGCTGTCCCTACCGCGACCAATGTCTCAATCTGACGACCGGGACCCGCTACCGGATTACCAACGTTCGACAGAGCGGCCAAACGCTAGACTGTGCTATGCACGACAACGGCGTTCGGGCCGTCGAGGTCGAGCCCGCGCCGATTCGGGCCAATGTTCCGTCGAAGGGTGCGTACGCCGGCAGCAAGGCGTCGCTGATGGGTCCCTGTCCGCACACTGAATGTCCTAGTCATCCCTACTGTGAGCCTGCTGGGGCTGAGTTCGATGAGGAATATCGGATATCTGAGATTGTTGGTGACCCGCCCCACGACTACTGTATGCTAGACCGAAATCTGACGTTAGTGGAGTTGGGAGCGGCTGAGGATCGCTGA
- a CDS encoding DUF5820 family protein, translated as MDLSALPDDWTVWNETDDKLILAYRPDVFDSEQFPAPCLPTIYLTRGKRTRRPGADRTGESWYVTFYLEPDVERDADSYERRDAAVEGAVELATRFADGDLDYRSLYQVPREAYLDKLDDLTGRS; from the coding sequence ATGGACCTGTCGGCCCTTCCCGACGACTGGACGGTGTGGAACGAGACCGACGACAAGCTCATTCTCGCGTATCGCCCGGACGTCTTCGACTCCGAGCAGTTCCCGGCCCCCTGTCTCCCGACCATCTATCTCACGCGCGGTAAACGGACCCGCCGCCCCGGCGCTGACCGGACCGGGGAGAGTTGGTACGTCACCTTCTACTTGGAACCCGATGTCGAGCGCGACGCCGACTCCTACGAGCGCCGCGACGCCGCCGTCGAGGGTGCCGTGGAGCTGGCGACTCGGTTCGCCGACGGTGACCTGGACTACCGGTCGCTGTACCAAGTGCCCCGCGAAGCCTATCTGGACAAACTGGACGACCTGACCGGGCGGTCATGA
- a CDS encoding PrkA family serine protein kinase, which yields MSKNKETLEALSKEYRDTIPADLRKTNTFDWYLEQLYDEPKIARNAHQRVADMFDYYGKTYDEEAGVVEYELASEDPLNDGENTFYGRVIHEAIHEFVNKVKSGARGLGPEKRIKLLLGPVGSGKSDFDRQVRRYFEDYTSRDEGRMYTFRWTNLCDVVHDQDPADDVVRSPMNQDPLVLLPQAQRDRVIEDINAALDAPYTIRNEQSLDPASEFYMDRLLAEYDDDLQAVLENHVEIVRFVADENQRRGIETFEPKDKKNQDETELTGDVNYSKIAIYGESDPRAFDYSGAFCNANRGIFSGEELLKLQREFLYDFLHASQEQTIKPKNNPRIDIDQVIVGRTNMPEYRDKKGDEKMEAFNDRTKRIDFPYVLQYEAEAQIYQKMLRNADLPDIQVEPHTLEMAGLFGVLTRIEEPDNESIDLIQKAKAYNGEIDEADDVDVKKLREEAEKMADIGEGMDGVSPRFIGDEIAEAIMDSMHRSRDFLSPLTTFNHLEGNLENHGSIDEESFSKYYRFLELVREEYKERAIEDVRHALAYDMDEIQRQGEKYMDHVMAYIDDATVEDELTGREQEPDEQFLRSVEEKLNLPEDRKDDFRQEVSNWVSRRAREGDTFNPQDNDRLRRALERKLWEDKKHNINFSALVSSSEMDDEERNQWIDALIEQGYSEEGAKEVLEFAGAEVAKSEMEE from the coding sequence ATGAGCAAGAACAAAGAGACACTCGAAGCGCTGAGCAAGGAGTACCGTGACACGATACCGGCGGACCTCCGGAAGACGAACACGTTCGACTGGTATCTGGAACAGCTGTACGACGAACCGAAAATCGCCCGCAACGCCCACCAGCGCGTGGCGGACATGTTCGACTACTACGGCAAGACCTACGACGAGGAGGCCGGCGTGGTCGAGTACGAACTGGCGAGCGAGGACCCGCTCAACGACGGCGAGAACACCTTCTACGGGCGCGTCATCCACGAGGCTATCCACGAGTTCGTGAACAAGGTCAAATCCGGTGCCCGCGGGCTCGGCCCAGAGAAACGCATCAAACTGCTGCTGGGCCCGGTCGGGTCGGGCAAGTCCGACTTCGACCGACAGGTCCGGCGCTACTTCGAGGACTACACGAGCCGGGACGAGGGCCGGATGTACACGTTCCGGTGGACGAACCTCTGTGACGTCGTCCACGACCAGGACCCCGCCGACGACGTGGTCCGGTCGCCGATGAACCAGGACCCGCTCGTGCTCCTGCCACAGGCGCAACGCGACAGGGTCATCGAGGACATCAACGCGGCGCTCGACGCCCCATACACCATCCGGAACGAGCAGTCGCTGGACCCCGCCTCGGAGTTCTACATGGACCGCCTGCTGGCCGAGTACGACGACGACCTCCAGGCCGTCCTGGAGAACCACGTCGAAATCGTCCGCTTCGTCGCCGACGAGAACCAGCGACGCGGTATCGAGACCTTCGAACCGAAGGACAAGAAAAACCAGGACGAGACGGAGCTGACCGGCGACGTCAACTACTCGAAAATCGCCATCTACGGCGAGAGCGACCCGCGAGCGTTCGACTACTCCGGGGCGTTCTGTAACGCCAACCGCGGCATCTTCTCGGGCGAGGAGCTACTGAAACTCCAGCGGGAGTTCCTCTATGACTTCCTGCACGCGAGTCAGGAGCAGACTATCAAGCCCAAGAACAACCCCCGCATCGACATCGACCAGGTCATCGTCGGCCGGACGAACATGCCCGAGTACCGGGACAAGAAGGGCGACGAGAAGATGGAGGCGTTCAACGACCGGACCAAGCGCATCGACTTCCCCTACGTCCTCCAGTACGAGGCCGAGGCCCAGATTTACCAGAAGATGCTGCGCAACGCCGACCTGCCGGACATCCAGGTCGAGCCCCACACCCTGGAGATGGCGGGGCTGTTCGGCGTCCTCACCCGAATCGAGGAGCCCGACAACGAATCGATAGACCTCATCCAGAAGGCCAAGGCCTACAACGGCGAAATCGACGAGGCCGACGACGTGGACGTCAAGAAGCTCCGCGAGGAGGCCGAGAAGATGGCCGACATCGGCGAGGGGATGGACGGCGTCTCCCCGCGGTTCATCGGCGACGAAATCGCCGAGGCCATCATGGACTCGATGCACCGGAGCCGCGACTTCCTCTCGCCGCTGACGACGTTCAACCACCTCGAAGGCAACCTCGAAAACCACGGCTCCATCGACGAGGAGTCGTTCAGCAAGTACTACCGCTTCCTCGAACTCGTCCGCGAGGAGTACAAGGAGCGGGCCATCGAGGACGTGCGCCACGCGCTGGCGTACGACATGGACGAGATTCAGCGCCAGGGCGAGAAGTACATGGACCACGTGATGGCCTACATCGACGACGCGACCGTCGAGGACGAACTCACCGGCCGCGAGCAGGAGCCCGACGAGCAGTTCCTCCGGTCCGTCGAGGAGAAGCTCAATCTCCCCGAGGACCGCAAGGACGACTTCCGACAGGAAGTGTCCAACTGGGTGTCCCGACGCGCACGCGAGGGTGACACGTTCAATCCGCAGGACAACGACCGCCTGCGACGCGCGCTCGAACGCAAGCTCTGGGAGGACAAGAAACACAACATCAACTTCTCGGCGCTGGTCTCCAGTTCGGAGATGGACGACGAGGAGCGCAACCAGTGGATAGACGCCCTCATCGAGCAGGGCTACTCCGAGGAGGGGGCCAAGGAAGTGCTCGAGTTCGCCGGTGCGGAGGTCGCCAAAAGCGAGATGGAAGAGTAA
- a CDS encoding PrkA family serine protein kinase, translating to MTGEEYIDRADASLDAAYEAPMSLAEYVDTVLETPQVAAHASKYLLDAIEAAGTRTVIEEGEEKERYRFFDDPHNDGEHAILGNTEVLNAFVDDLRSIAAGRGKDEKIIWLEGPTATGKSELKRCLINGLREYSKTPAGRRYTVEWNVAGAGGSATSMTYGNAVVEDEDDWYESPVQAHPLTVFPDDVRADLLAEVNERLDDHIPIRVDGQLDPFSREAYDFLEEQYRRQGETDLFSAVTQPAHLRVKNFVVDVGRGIGILHSEDEGTPKERLVGSWMHGMLRELDSRGRKNPQAFSYDGVLSQGNGLLTVVEDAAQHADLLQKLLNVPDESHVKLDKGIGMDVDTQLVIISNPDLEAQLNKHADREGQDPLKALKRRLDKHEFTYLTNLSLEAQLLRRELTNETAVWDPESWDELETWIQEPLTISVRDEVATATEKELAPHTVESAALYAVVSRLDSAEIPTGLDLVDKALLFDRGYLMEGDERVDIEDYDLETTAGDGDHGIPVTYVRDIIADLLHEPQDRHHPDLPVEHVLMPRDVLNAVAEGLEDAPVFSTGEATEYEERVVTVKNYIFGQQEQDVLDAMMRDKRVDEATVEEYIEHVYAWESDDQIENERGELVDPDPLKMKVFEIEHLGRFDEKNYDGNDPDHAVEQFRTDKIITALNRHAWQRRDEEFRVGDVNPKEIPVINTVLGSYDWDDIQRTYADFEPGQWDNPPSGTETARLKAKTLDNMVEMFDYTEASAELTSRHVMSQVSYRWD from the coding sequence ATGACAGGCGAGGAGTACATCGACCGCGCGGACGCGTCGCTCGACGCCGCCTACGAGGCCCCGATGAGCCTCGCGGAGTACGTCGACACCGTCCTCGAAACGCCCCAGGTCGCGGCCCACGCCTCGAAGTACCTGCTCGACGCAATCGAGGCGGCGGGCACCCGAACCGTCATCGAGGAGGGCGAGGAGAAGGAGCGCTACCGCTTCTTCGACGACCCGCACAACGACGGCGAGCACGCCATCCTGGGCAACACCGAAGTGCTGAACGCCTTCGTCGACGACCTGCGCTCCATCGCGGCGGGCCGCGGGAAAGACGAGAAGATAATCTGGCTCGAAGGCCCGACGGCGACGGGCAAGTCCGAGCTGAAGCGCTGTCTCATCAACGGCCTGCGGGAGTACTCGAAGACGCCAGCGGGGCGGCGCTACACCGTCGAGTGGAACGTCGCCGGGGCCGGCGGCAGCGCCACGAGCATGACCTACGGGAACGCTGTCGTCGAGGACGAGGACGACTGGTACGAGAGCCCCGTCCAGGCCCACCCGCTGACGGTGTTCCCCGACGACGTGCGGGCGGACCTGCTCGCCGAGGTCAACGAGCGGCTGGACGACCACATCCCCATCCGCGTCGACGGCCAACTCGACCCGTTCTCGCGGGAGGCCTACGACTTCCTCGAAGAGCAGTACCGCCGGCAGGGCGAGACGGACCTGTTCTCCGCCGTGACACAGCCCGCCCACCTCCGGGTGAAGAACTTCGTCGTGGACGTGGGCCGGGGCATCGGCATCCTCCACTCCGAGGACGAGGGAACGCCCAAGGAGCGGCTCGTCGGCTCGTGGATGCACGGCATGCTCCGTGAACTCGATTCGCGGGGCCGGAAGAACCCCCAGGCGTTCAGCTACGACGGCGTCCTCTCGCAGGGCAACGGCCTGCTGACCGTCGTCGAGGACGCGGCCCAGCACGCCGACCTGCTCCAGAAGCTGCTGAACGTCCCCGACGAGTCCCACGTCAAACTCGACAAGGGCATCGGGATGGACGTCGACACACAGCTAGTCATCATCTCGAACCCCGACCTCGAAGCCCAGCTCAACAAACACGCCGACCGCGAGGGCCAGGACCCGCTGAAGGCGCTGAAACGCCGGCTGGACAAACACGAGTTCACGTACTTGACGAACCTCTCGCTTGAGGCCCAGCTCCTGCGGCGGGAGCTGACCAACGAGACTGCGGTCTGGGACCCCGAGTCCTGGGACGAACTGGAGACGTGGATTCAGGAGCCCCTGACCATCTCGGTCCGGGACGAGGTGGCCACGGCCACCGAGAAGGAACTGGCCCCCCACACCGTCGAGTCCGCGGCGCTGTACGCCGTCGTCTCGCGGCTCGACAGCGCCGAGATACCGACCGGGCTGGACCTCGTGGACAAGGCCCTGCTGTTCGACCGGGGCTACCTGATGGAGGGCGACGAGCGGGTCGACATCGAGGACTACGACCTGGAGACCACCGCCGGAGACGGCGACCACGGCATCCCGGTCACCTACGTCCGTGACATCATCGCCGACCTGCTGCACGAGCCACAGGACCGCCACCACCCCGACCTCCCGGTCGAGCACGTGCTGATGCCGCGGGACGTGCTCAACGCAGTCGCCGAGGGGCTGGAGGACGCCCCCGTGTTCTCGACCGGCGAGGCCACGGAGTACGAGGAGCGCGTCGTGACTGTCAAGAACTACATCTTCGGCCAGCAGGAACAGGACGTGCTCGACGCGATGATGCGGGACAAGCGCGTCGACGAGGCGACCGTCGAGGAGTACATCGAGCACGTCTACGCCTGGGAGTCCGACGACCAGATAGAGAACGAGCGGGGCGAACTCGTCGACCCGGACCCGCTGAAGATGAAGGTGTTCGAAATCGAGCACCTGGGCCGGTTCGACGAGAAGAACTACGACGGCAACGACCCCGACCACGCCGTCGAGCAGTTCCGCACCGACAAGATAATCACGGCGCTGAACCGCCACGCGTGGCAGCGCCGCGACGAGGAGTTCCGCGTCGGCGACGTCAACCCCAAGGAGATTCCGGTCATCAACACCGTCCTCGGCAGCTACGACTGGGACGACATCCAGCGGACCTATGCGGACTTCGAGCCCGGGCAGTGGGACAACCCCCCGTCCGGGACCGAGACGGCCCGCCTCAAAGCCAAGACGCTCGACAACATGGTCGAGATGTTCGACTACACCGAGGCGTCGGCCGAACTGACGAGCAGGCACGTCATGAGCCAGGTGAGTTACAGATGGGACTGA
- a CDS encoding YeaH/YhbH family protein, translated as MGLKDDLERYRDVGEERRQDLSEFIQYGDLGQSRGDSVRIPIKIIDLPEFEYDQRDQGGVGQGEGAEEGDPVGQPQPQPGDGDDGEDGDPGEEGGEHEYYEMDPEEFAEELDERLGLDLEPKGKKVIEEKEGDFTDITRTGPSSTLDFERLFKKGLKRKLAMDFDEDYVREALKVDGWGPATVYEWTREQNMPVSKAWIDDAYEELPADERAVWDSIEEMEDNVERVETSQRIRREGVDQIPFRREDERYRYPEIVEEREKNVVVVNIRDVSGSMRQKKRELVERTFTPLDWYLQGKYDNAEFVYIAHDADAWEVEREEFFGIRSGGGTRISSAYELAAAILEEEYPWSEWNRYVFAAGDSENSSNDTEEKVVPLMKQIPANLHAYVETQPSGNAINATHAEEVERSFRDADNVAVAYVSSPEDVVDAIYEILSTEDQ; from the coding sequence ATGGGACTGAAAGACGACCTCGAACGGTACCGCGACGTGGGCGAGGAGCGCCGCCAGGACCTCTCAGAGTTCATCCAGTACGGCGACCTCGGCCAGTCCCGGGGCGACTCCGTCCGCATCCCGATCAAGATTATCGACCTCCCCGAGTTCGAGTACGACCAGCGCGACCAGGGCGGCGTCGGCCAGGGCGAGGGGGCCGAGGAGGGCGACCCGGTCGGCCAGCCACAGCCCCAGCCCGGCGACGGCGACGACGGCGAGGACGGCGACCCCGGCGAAGAGGGCGGCGAACACGAGTACTACGAGATGGACCCCGAGGAGTTCGCCGAGGAGCTCGACGAACGGCTCGGGCTCGACCTCGAACCGAAGGGCAAGAAGGTCATCGAGGAGAAGGAGGGCGACTTCACGGACATCACGCGGACCGGCCCCTCCTCGACGCTCGACTTCGAGCGGCTGTTCAAGAAGGGCCTCAAGCGCAAGCTCGCGATGGACTTCGACGAGGACTACGTCCGCGAGGCGCTGAAAGTCGACGGCTGGGGGCCGGCCACCGTCTACGAGTGGACCCGCGAGCAGAACATGCCCGTCTCGAAGGCGTGGATAGACGACGCCTACGAGGAACTGCCCGCCGACGAGCGGGCCGTCTGGGACTCCATCGAGGAGATGGAGGACAACGTCGAGCGCGTCGAAACGTCCCAGCGCATCCGCCGGGAGGGCGTCGACCAGATTCCGTTCCGCCGCGAGGACGAGCGCTACCGCTACCCCGAAATCGTCGAGGAACGGGAGAAGAACGTCGTCGTGGTCAACATCCGGGACGTGTCGGGGTCGATGCGCCAGAAGAAGCGCGAACTCGTCGAGCGGACGTTCACGCCGCTTGACTGGTATCTGCAGGGCAAGTACGACAACGCCGAGTTCGTCTACATCGCCCACGACGCGGACGCCTGGGAGGTCGAACGCGAGGAGTTCTTCGGCATCCGCTCGGGCGGCGGGACGCGCATCTCCAGCGCCTACGAACTCGCGGCCGCCATCCTCGAAGAGGAGTACCCCTGGAGCGAGTGGAACCGCTACGTGTTCGCGGCGGGCGACAGCGAGAACTCCTCGAACGACACCGAGGAGAAGGTGGTCCCGCTGATGAAGCAGATCCCGGCGAACCTCCACGCCTACGTGGAGACCCAGCCGAGCGGCAACGCCATCAACGCCACCCACGCCGAGGAGGTCGAACGCTCCTTCCGGGACGCCGACAACGTCGCGGTCGCGTACGTCTCCTCGCCGGAGGACGTGGTGGACGCTATCTACGAGATACTCAGCACGGAGGACCAATGA
- a CDS encoding SpoVR family protein, whose translation MNDDRFAKQRVADDLDEPVEEAGNLARKLGLKPYPVNYWIVDYDEMNELIAYGGFQQRYPHWRWGMQYDRQQKQGQFLGGKAFEIVNNDDPAHAFLQESNTLADQKAVITHVEAHADFFANNEWFRMFTDGSSRTATDDAGGERRRGPDAAGMLARHGDTIQEYMQDPDIERAAVERFIDHVLCLEDNIDQHVPYSPVETVPEEFEDIEGADVTDQLEDLDLSEEVKRQVFDDEWLDAQRDDDENVTFPAEPEKDVLGFLRKHGMRYDADAERAMEMEDWQKELLELLRREAYYFAPQKMTKVMNEGWASYWESLMMTGEGFAGDDEFILYSDHMSKVLGSGGLNPYSLGLEIWEYVENTENRREVVERLLRVEGITWRNFDDSVDYERVQELLEPPAWLTDVPGHLDDLDPEDPRVDSEGLAAARAGEVDVEQYPWKVLTYEGLAQRHYSLVKPQYRGFVSRVGQEELERTARYMFDDSRYDSVEDALADVDYTRGWERMREIRESHNDVTFLDEFLTQEFVDDNDYFTYEYTHASGDYRVTSTDHEDVKKKLMLQFTNFGKPTIVVEDGNYQNRNELLLAHQYNGVMLDIGQAKEVLKRTFELWGRPVNLLTIVKEFDDHDVEVAKRRDREPEPEEVGKRIRYDGESVTVTDVDWSEVEHLTATDIDYNTKPDEWLA comes from the coding sequence ATGAACGACGACAGATTCGCGAAACAGCGCGTGGCCGACGACCTCGACGAGCCCGTCGAGGAGGCCGGCAACCTCGCCCGGAAGCTCGGGCTGAAGCCATATCCGGTGAACTACTGGATAGTCGACTACGACGAGATGAACGAACTCATCGCCTACGGCGGGTTCCAGCAGCGATACCCGCACTGGCGCTGGGGGATGCAGTACGACCGCCAGCAAAAGCAGGGCCAGTTCCTCGGCGGGAAGGCCTTCGAAATCGTCAACAACGACGACCCCGCCCACGCATTCCTCCAGGAGTCCAACACGCTGGCCGACCAGAAAGCGGTCATCACCCACGTCGAGGCCCACGCGGACTTCTTCGCCAACAACGAGTGGTTTCGCATGTTCACCGACGGCTCCTCGCGGACCGCGACCGACGACGCAGGCGGGGAGCGCCGCCGCGGCCCCGACGCCGCCGGAATGTTAGCCCGCCACGGCGACACCATCCAGGAGTACATGCAGGACCCCGACATCGAGCGGGCCGCGGTCGAGCGGTTCATCGACCACGTCCTCTGCCTGGAGGACAACATCGACCAGCACGTCCCCTACAGCCCCGTCGAGACGGTCCCCGAGGAGTTCGAGGACATCGAAGGGGCCGACGTGACCGACCAGCTGGAGGACCTCGACCTCTCCGAGGAGGTCAAACGGCAGGTGTTCGACGACGAGTGGCTGGACGCCCAGCGCGACGACGACGAGAACGTCACGTTCCCCGCCGAACCCGAGAAGGACGTCCTGGGCTTCCTGCGCAAGCACGGGATGCGGTACGACGCGGACGCCGAGCGGGCGATGGAGATGGAGGACTGGCAGAAGGAACTGCTGGAACTGCTCCGCCGCGAGGCGTACTACTTCGCCCCGCAGAAGATGACGAAGGTGATGAACGAGGGGTGGGCGAGCTACTGGGAGTCCCTGATGATGACCGGCGAGGGGTTCGCCGGCGACGACGAGTTCATCCTCTACTCCGACCACATGTCGAAGGTGCTGGGGTCGGGCGGGCTGAACCCCTACAGCCTCGGGCTGGAAATCTGGGAGTACGTCGAGAACACGGAGAACCGCCGGGAGGTCGTCGAGCGCCTGCTCCGCGTCGAGGGCATCACCTGGCGGAACTTCGACGACAGCGTCGACTACGAACGGGTCCAGGAACTCCTCGAACCGCCGGCGTGGCTCACCGACGTACCGGGCCACCTGGACGACCTCGACCCGGAAGACCCCCGCGTGGACAGCGAGGGACTGGCAGCGGCCCGCGCCGGCGAGGTCGACGTCGAGCAGTACCCCTGGAAGGTCCTGACCTACGAGGGACTGGCCCAGCGACACTACTCGCTCGTCAAGCCCCAGTACCGCGGCTTCGTCTCCCGGGTCGGCCAGGAGGAGCTGGAGCGGACCGCCCGCTACATGTTCGACGATTCGCGCTACGACAGCGTCGAAGACGCCCTGGCCGACGTGGACTACACCCGCGGCTGGGAGCGCATGCGGGAAATCCGGGAGAGCCACAACGACGTGACCTTCCTCGACGAGTTCCTCACCCAGGAGTTCGTCGACGACAACGACTACTTCACCTACGAGTACACCCACGCCTCGGGCGACTACCGCGTGACCTCGACGGACCACGAGGACGTCAAGAAGAAGCTGATGCTGCAGTTCACCAACTTCGGTAAGCCGACCATCGTCGTCGAGGACGGCAACTACCAGAACCGCAACGAACTGCTGCTGGCCCACCAGTACAACGGCGTGATGCTCGACATCGGGCAGGCGAAGGAGGTGCTCAAGCGGACCTTCGAGCTGTGGGGCCGCCCGGTGAACCTCCTGACCATCGTCAAGGAGTTCGACGACCACGACGTGGAGGTGGCGAAGCGCCGCGACCGCGAGCCCGAACCGGAGGAGGTCGGCAAGCGCATCCGCTACGACGGGGAGAGCGTGACCGTCACCGACGTCGACTGGAGCGAGGTCGAACACCTCACCGCGACCGACATCGACTACAACACCAAGCCCGACGAGTGGCTGGCGTGA
- a CDS encoding secondary thiamine-phosphate synthase enzyme YjbQ, producing MSTNRFTVTTDDRLSVVDITERVRDAIPDAAEGTCTVFVRHTTAGITVNEAEPRLLGDLGDALGALVPDSGWDHDELDGNADSHVRAMLVGSSETIPVRDGDLDVGTWQSVLLVDCDGPRERAVDVVVTD from the coding sequence ATGTCCACGAATCGATTCACCGTCACGACCGACGACCGGCTCTCGGTCGTCGACATCACCGAGCGGGTCCGGGACGCGATTCCGGACGCCGCCGAGGGGACCTGTACGGTGTTCGTCAGACACACCACCGCTGGTATCACTGTCAACGAGGCCGAGCCGCGACTGCTCGGGGACCTCGGCGACGCGCTCGGGGCCCTCGTCCCGGACAGCGGCTGGGACCACGACGAGCTGGACGGCAACGCGGACTCGCACGTCCGGGCGATGCTCGTCGGGTCAAGCGAGACGATTCCCGTCCGCGACGGGGACCTAGACGTCGGGACCTGGCAGTCCGTGCTGCTGGTCGACTGTGACGGGCCCCGCGAGCGGGCCGTCGACGTCGTGGTCACTGACTGA